From Cyprinus carpio isolate SPL01 chromosome A7, ASM1834038v1, whole genome shotgun sequence, a single genomic window includes:
- the LOC122145807 gene encoding uncharacterized protein LOC122145807, with product MESQMGQNTPWNGQRGGFYILRAADEIIHEVSDFIQEIQTSEPRAQDDSTVYRPPLIRSGSRGAPSYVITQDQLSFLLSCGFTVKQIAQILHTSISTVKRRLRCFNLLQSSSYSDISDADLDEKIRDLVAGNDQLGPEAVRAQLRTEGIGVQRCRVRSSMHRVNPRAAALRAMSQRLRRRAYRVTGPNSYWHLDGNHKLIRWRIVIHRAIDGYSRLVTFLQASNNNRSSTVMNCFLDAISKYGVPSRVRT from the exons ATACTCAGGGCAGCAGATGAGATCATCCATGAAGTATCAGATTTTATTCAGGAGATTCAAACTTCTGAACCAAGAGCACAGGATG ACAGCACTGTATATCGACCTCCACTGATTCGTAGTGGATCCAGAGGTGCACCATCTTATGTCATTACACAGGATCAgctgtcatttttgttgtctTGTGGCTTCACTGTAAAACAGATTGCACAAATTCTACACACCTCCATATCCACAGTCAAGCGACGTTTAAG GTGCTTCAATCTGTTGCAGTCTTCCTCATACTCAGACATATCTGATGCAGATTTAGATGAAAAAATTAGGGATCTAGTGGCTGGAAATGACCAGCTTGGACCAGAGGCAGTTCGAGCACAACTGAGGACAGAAGGAATTGGGGTTCAGAGGTGCAGAGTGAGGAGCAGTATGCATCGTGTCAACCCAAGGGCTGCAGCTCTCAGAGCAATGTCTCAGCGACTACGTAGAAGGGCCTACCGTGTCACAGGACCTAATTCTTATTGGCATCTTGATGGAAATCACAAACTAATAAG ATGGAGGATAGTAATTCATCGTGCCATTGATGGCTACAGTCGGCTTGTCACCTTTCTCCAAGCATCTAACAACAATCGCAGCAGCACTGTCATGAACTGCTTCTTGGATGCCATTTCCAAATATGGAGTCCCTTCCAGAGTAAGGACTTGA